A section of the Streptomyces sp. Je 1-369 genome encodes:
- a CDS encoding response regulator yields the protein MRVDEGGRPLRVVLAEDSVLLREGLIGLLARCGHEVVSAVGDARALVAAVEEHAPDIVVTDVRMPPDFQDEGLHAAVRLREKRPALPVLVLSQYVQRSYAAELLDSGDGSGVGYLLKDRVGQVEEFVEALRKVADGGTVVDPEVVRQLLRRRRDPLDQLTPREREVLALIAEGKSNGAIARELVVSDAAVGKHIGNILTKLDLPQTDETHRRVLAVLTYLRT from the coding sequence TTGCGAGTTGACGAGGGCGGCAGACCGCTCCGCGTAGTACTGGCCGAGGACAGTGTGCTGTTGCGGGAGGGGCTCATCGGCCTGCTCGCCCGCTGCGGCCACGAGGTGGTGTCGGCCGTCGGGGACGCGCGGGCACTGGTCGCCGCGGTCGAGGAGCACGCCCCCGACATCGTGGTCACGGACGTACGCATGCCGCCCGACTTCCAGGACGAGGGCCTGCACGCGGCGGTACGGCTGCGCGAGAAGCGCCCCGCACTCCCGGTCCTGGTCCTCAGTCAGTACGTGCAGCGGTCGTACGCAGCCGAACTCCTGGACTCCGGCGACGGATCGGGCGTCGGCTACCTCCTCAAGGACCGGGTCGGACAGGTCGAGGAGTTCGTGGAGGCGCTGCGCAAGGTGGCGGACGGCGGGACGGTGGTCGACCCCGAGGTGGTACGCCAGCTGCTGCGCCGCCGCCGCGACCCCCTGGACCAGCTCACCCCGCGCGAACGCGAGGTGCTCGCACTGATCGCCGAGGGCAAGTCGAACGGGGCGATAGCCAGGGAGCTGGTGGTGTCCGACGCGGCGGTCGGCAAGCACATCGGCAACATCCTGACGAAGCTGGACCTGCCGCAGACGGACGAGACACACCGAAGAGTCCTGGCGGTGCTGACGTACTTGCGGACATGA
- a CDS encoding GNAT family N-acetyltransferase, whose product MLIRPVAAAELPTLQDIERAAGEPFRSLGMAEIADDEPPTVEELDRYRRAGHAWVAVDDKDSPIAYLIADPLPDAHALHIEQVTVHPRAARRGVGRALIAYAADRAREEGATALTLTTFADVPWNAPYYARIGFRPLADAELTPALRDIRAHEAELDLDRWPRLCMRRDLTGAAVTPRTAP is encoded by the coding sequence ATGCTCATCCGACCCGTCGCCGCCGCCGAACTGCCCACGCTCCAGGACATCGAGCGCGCCGCGGGCGAACCGTTCCGTTCCCTCGGCATGGCTGAGATCGCGGACGACGAACCACCCACGGTCGAGGAGCTGGACCGCTACCGGCGGGCCGGCCACGCCTGGGTAGCGGTCGACGACAAGGACTCCCCCATCGCGTACCTCATCGCCGACCCCCTGCCCGACGCCCACGCGCTCCACATCGAGCAGGTCACCGTGCACCCGCGCGCCGCCCGCCGCGGCGTCGGGCGCGCGCTGATCGCGTACGCCGCGGACCGCGCCCGCGAGGAGGGTGCGACCGCGCTGACCCTGACGACGTTCGCCGACGTCCCGTGGAACGCCCCGTACTACGCCCGCATCGGCTTCCGCCCGCTCGCGGACGCCGAACTCACCCCGGCCCTGCGGGACATCCGCGCGCACGAGGCGGAGCTCGACCTCGACCGCTGGCCCCGCCTGTGCATGCGCCGCGATCTCACCGGGGCCGCCGTCACTCCCCGTACCGCTCCCTGA
- a CDS encoding helix-turn-helix transcriptional regulator has protein sequence MRAALLRLRRGTGLPVAYGGLLDGPRQVRIGELVGTGTRALHGLAISSGNGLGGKAVALSRPCAVTDYHVSRHISHEYDAAVAAEGLRSVLAVPVVVRRRVRGVLYGALRAAQPLGDRTLSAAVAAARDVEQALVVRDEVRSLLAAVAESGGGGDSAGAGAGAGSAPGPGPGAWEQVREAHGALRALAPRVTDASLRAELLAVCGRLASATLVPDHPRDRPVALAPREVDVLSCVAGGVTNAAAAERLGLRPETVKGYLRSAMRKLGAHTRLEAVVAARRAGLLP, from the coding sequence ATGCGGGCCGCTCTGCTGCGGCTGCGCCGCGGCACGGGGCTCCCGGTGGCCTACGGCGGTCTGCTCGACGGGCCGCGTCAGGTCCGCATCGGCGAACTGGTCGGCACGGGTACGCGTGCGCTGCACGGCCTCGCCATCTCGTCCGGGAACGGCCTCGGCGGCAAGGCCGTCGCCCTGTCGCGGCCCTGCGCGGTCACCGACTACCACGTGTCGCGGCACATCAGCCACGAGTACGACGCGGCGGTCGCGGCGGAGGGCCTGCGGTCGGTGCTCGCGGTGCCCGTGGTGGTACGTCGCCGGGTGCGCGGAGTCCTGTACGGCGCGCTGCGCGCGGCCCAGCCGCTCGGCGACCGGACGCTGTCGGCGGCGGTGGCCGCGGCGCGCGACGTGGAACAGGCGCTGGTCGTACGGGACGAGGTGCGGTCGCTGCTGGCGGCGGTGGCGGAGTCGGGCGGGGGCGGTGACAGTGCGGGCGCGGGTGCGGGTGCGGGATCGGCCCCGGGCCCGGGGCCGGGGGCGTGGGAGCAGGTCCGTGAGGCGCACGGCGCGCTGCGGGCGCTGGCTCCGCGCGTCACCGACGCGTCCCTGCGGGCCGAACTCCTCGCGGTGTGCGGCCGCCTGGCATCGGCGACGCTGGTCCCGGACCACCCACGGGACCGCCCGGTCGCCCTGGCCCCCCGCGAGGTCGACGTGCTGTCCTGCGTGGCGGGCGGCGTGACGAACGCGGCGGCCGCCGAACGGCTCGGCCTGCGCCCCGAGACCGTGAAGGGCTATCTCCGCTCGGCCATGCGGAAACTGGGGGCGCACACGCGCTTGGAGGCGGTGGTGGCGGCGCGCCGGGCGGGCCTGCTTCCGTAG
- a CDS encoding winged helix DNA-binding domain-containing protein: MKNTSASGRTSPVLGARALNRATLDRQLLLRRSSDLSVKDAVTHLVGLQAQNVKPPYYALAARLADFDPAELSALLDARELVRIVTLRSTIHLHTAADARSLRPLVQSARDGELAGFGKGLVGVDLVELADIARAAVEAEPRTMKQLREVLLVRWPDADPQSLAVAARCLLPLVQVTPRGLWRRSGQVALTTVGQWVGDDDGSVGASGAVSRGDSGGDSGVASLDDSGGGSGVASLDGSAGVSRVRSLDDAVLRYLAAFGPASVKDMQTWARLTRLRVVFERLRPRLRTFRDENGVELFDLPDAPRPDPDTPAPPRFLPEYDNLLLSHADRTRVVPADYKGRTWKGNVSYCVFLLDGFLAGVWRLAEDVKSGAAVLTIEPFGRRPGRAQREELVREAEWMLTRVAETSSSYDIRFGSVVDG, from the coding sequence TCCTCCTGCGCCGGTCCTCTGATCTGTCGGTCAAGGATGCCGTGACCCATCTCGTCGGCCTCCAGGCGCAGAACGTCAAGCCGCCCTACTACGCTCTCGCCGCGCGCCTCGCGGACTTCGATCCCGCCGAGCTGTCCGCGCTCCTCGACGCGCGCGAGCTCGTGCGTATCGTGACTCTGCGCTCCACCATCCATCTGCATACCGCCGCCGACGCGCGCAGCCTGCGGCCGCTCGTCCAGAGTGCGCGTGACGGGGAGCTGGCGGGGTTCGGGAAAGGGCTGGTCGGTGTCGATCTGGTCGAGCTCGCGGACATCGCGCGTGCGGCCGTCGAGGCGGAACCCCGCACGATGAAGCAGCTGCGCGAGGTGCTGCTCGTGCGGTGGCCCGACGCCGACCCGCAGTCCCTCGCCGTCGCCGCACGCTGCCTGCTGCCGCTCGTCCAGGTCACCCCGCGCGGGCTGTGGCGGCGCAGCGGTCAGGTCGCGCTCACCACGGTCGGGCAGTGGGTCGGTGACGACGACGGTTCCGTGGGGGCGTCCGGTGCTGTGTCCCGTGGTGACTCCGGTGGGGATTCCGGTGTCGCGTCTCTCGACGATTCCGGTGGGGGTTCCGGTGTCGCGTCTCTCGACGGTTCCGCTGGGGTGTCCCGTGTTCGCTCCCTCGACGATGCCGTTCTGCGCTACCTCGCCGCCTTCGGTCCCGCCTCCGTCAAGGACATGCAGACCTGGGCCCGTCTCACCCGGCTCCGCGTGGTGTTCGAGCGGCTTCGGCCCCGGCTGCGTACGTTCCGGGACGAGAACGGTGTCGAGCTCTTCGACCTGCCCGACGCGCCGCGTCCCGACCCCGACACCCCGGCCCCGCCCCGCTTCCTTCCCGAGTACGACAACCTCCTCCTCTCGCACGCCGACCGGACCCGCGTCGTCCCCGCCGACTACAAGGGGCGTACGTGGAAGGGGAACGTGTCGTACTGCGTCTTCCTGCTCGACGGGTTCCTCGCTGGAGTGTGGCGGTTGGCGGAGGACGTGAAGAGCGGGGCCGCCGTGCTCACCATCGAGCCGTTCGGGCGGCGGCCCGGCCGGGCGCAGCGGGAAGAGTTGGTGCGGGAGGCGGAGTGGATGCTGACGCGTGTCGCGGAGACGTCATCGTCGTACGACATTCGTTTCGGGAGCGTCGTCGACGGCTGA
- a CDS encoding AMP-binding protein, whose protein sequence is MTTDGTSATDQFRTARDFLLRHREDYAAAYEGFAWPRPERFNWALDWFDVIAENNDRTALHIVEEDGTESRFSFAHLSARSNRVANWLRARGVRAGDRIVVMLGNQAELWEIALAAMKLRAVVIPATPLLGPVDLRDRIDRGRARHVVVRPEDTGKFDDVPGDYTRITVGGARDGWVSYEGVDDATATPHATVTSHTTVTPDLFEPDGITLADDPLMLYFTSGTTAQPKLVEHTHVSYPVGHLATMYWIGLKPGDVHLNISSPGWAKHAWSNLFAPWNAEATVFIHNYARFDAGRLMAEMDRAGVTSFCAPPTVWRMLIQADLTQLRTPPREVVAAGEPLNPEVIEQVRRDWGVTIRDGFGQTETAVQVANSPGQQLKPGSMGRPTPGFTVELLDPVTGAPGAAEGEISLDLGSDPVGLMAGYHGDPERTAQAMAGGYYRTGDIGSRDADGYITYVGRADDVFKASDYKISPFELESALLEHEAVAEAAVVPAPDAVRLAVPKAYVVLAEGFEPGPDTAKLLFEHSRAVLAPYKRLRRIEFGALPKTVSGKIRRIELREATAAGSDAEYREEDFR, encoded by the coding sequence ATGACGACTGACGGCACGAGCGCCACGGACCAGTTCCGTACCGCACGGGACTTCCTCCTGCGGCATCGAGAGGACTACGCCGCCGCGTACGAAGGCTTCGCCTGGCCGCGGCCCGAACGGTTCAACTGGGCGCTCGACTGGTTCGACGTCATCGCGGAGAACAACGACCGCACGGCCCTGCACATCGTCGAGGAGGACGGCACGGAGTCACGGTTCTCCTTCGCGCACCTGTCCGCCCGCTCGAACCGCGTCGCCAACTGGCTGCGCGCGCGGGGCGTCCGCGCCGGAGACCGCATCGTCGTCATGCTCGGCAACCAGGCCGAGCTCTGGGAGATCGCGCTCGCCGCGATGAAGCTGCGCGCCGTCGTCATCCCGGCGACGCCGCTCCTCGGCCCCGTCGACCTGCGCGACCGCATCGACCGCGGCCGCGCCCGGCACGTGGTCGTACGCCCCGAGGACACCGGGAAGTTCGACGACGTACCCGGCGACTACACACGGATCACCGTAGGGGGCGCACGCGACGGGTGGGTCTCCTACGAGGGAGTCGACGACGCCACCGCCACCCCCCACGCCACCGTCACCTCCCACACCACCGTCACCCCTGACCTCTTCGAGCCCGACGGCATCACCCTCGCCGACGACCCCCTGATGCTCTACTTCACCTCGGGCACCACCGCCCAGCCCAAGCTCGTCGAGCACACCCACGTCTCGTACCCCGTGGGCCACCTCGCCACGATGTACTGGATCGGCCTCAAGCCCGGCGACGTCCACCTGAACATCTCCTCGCCCGGCTGGGCCAAGCACGCCTGGTCGAACCTCTTCGCCCCGTGGAACGCCGAGGCGACGGTCTTCATCCACAATTACGCGCGCTTCGACGCCGGACGGCTCATGGCGGAGATGGACCGGGCGGGCGTCACGTCGTTCTGCGCGCCGCCCACCGTATGGCGCATGCTCATCCAGGCCGACCTGACCCAGCTGCGCACCCCGCCCCGCGAGGTCGTCGCGGCCGGGGAGCCGCTCAACCCCGAGGTCATCGAGCAGGTGCGGCGCGACTGGGGCGTCACCATCCGCGACGGCTTCGGGCAGACCGAGACGGCCGTGCAGGTCGCCAACTCGCCGGGACAGCAGCTGAAGCCCGGCTCGATGGGCCGCCCCACCCCCGGCTTCACCGTCGAGCTCCTCGACCCGGTGACCGGCGCGCCCGGCGCCGCGGAGGGCGAGATCTCCCTCGACCTGGGTTCGGACCCGGTGGGCCTGATGGCCGGCTACCACGGCGACCCCGAGCGCACGGCACAGGCGATGGCCGGCGGCTACTACCGCACCGGCGACATCGGCTCACGCGACGCCGACGGCTACATCACCTACGTCGGACGCGCCGACGACGTCTTCAAGGCCTCCGACTACAAGATCTCCCCGTTCGAGCTGGAGAGCGCACTCCTGGAGCACGAGGCGGTCGCCGAGGCCGCGGTCGTGCCCGCGCCGGACGCGGTGCGGCTCGCCGTGCCGAAGGCGTACGTCGTGCTCGCCGAAGGGTTCGAACCGGGCCCGGACACGGCGAAGCTGCTGTTCGAGCACTCGCGCGCGGTGCTCGCCCCGTACAAGCGCCTGCGCCGCATCGAGTTCGGCGCCCTCCCCAAGACCGTGTCGGGCAAGATCCGCCGCATCGAGCTGCGCGAGGCGACGGCCGCGGGTTCGGACGCGGAGTACCGCGAGGAGGACTTCCGGTGA
- a CDS encoding FtsX-like permease family protein, with amino-acid sequence MLSATLNTTLQTLRHRWPTFVGSFVALSLGVALIAVMGLALASSQDAPPRGPERFAVAPVVVKGQDTLTVPTSLDDRTQKLAQPRPVPDGVVAKLRRLGTVVQDRSFTVRAERGPADLVGHPWSTAAFAPYELDAGRAPRAADEVVVSGDWARPGTRLRTGDGTVRVVGTVAGLGFESAVFYTDARAAQLSPRSLQLVVDADASAVREAVRGSGDDGDGGQVLTGKGAQVLTGKEAQVLTGKGATALTGKGAAVLTRKGAAVLPGNGAQVLTGDARRYADADPDRDSEALTAMNAMFGTAGGVTGFVSVFVVASTFAFAVAQRRREFGLLRTAGATPGQIRRMVATEALVVGVLASAAGCALGSYGAPKLAAWAVHESLAPRWFTIGDYTWPYHLAFWTGLFVALCGAVAASWRAGRTGPTEALREASVDARAMTWGRWLVGSVLLATAAVTLVLALVTSPGDLLQRKTYISRPMLLITAVALLAPVLVRPLARLLAWLPARLPGAGGMLVRENAAAGVRRTAAVAAPVLVTVALAGSLLGATATLGGAKATEIRERTAADFVVTPAGDAGFDAATLKRLRAVPGGTAAAASSSSAVYVLEDGVALIKSDARAVEPGPFAATARLPLTAGKVRDLDDDSIIVNEEWARHTVGERVDVWLGDGTRKSLEVAAVMTTGTGNNGVYVTPRNAPTAPVDRVDVRLAPGADPATVASGLRAAVRASGGEVLTRDAWVRAMSPETNRTTRTGLFMVLGIALLYTGISVANTMVMATSDRVRELAVLRLAGATGPQVLRLVGAEALMVVMVGGLLGALVAALNLVGMWSALGLLSVWTSIEIPWATLGAVLGACAVLAVISAVAPAGLALRRGGMSVAGVRE; translated from the coding sequence GTGCTGAGCGCCACGTTGAACACCACCCTCCAGACCCTCCGCCACCGCTGGCCCACCTTCGTCGGCAGCTTCGTCGCCCTCTCCCTGGGCGTCGCCCTGATCGCCGTCATGGGACTGGCCCTGGCCTCCTCGCAGGACGCACCGCCCCGCGGCCCGGAGCGGTTCGCCGTCGCGCCGGTCGTCGTCAAGGGACAGGACACCCTCACGGTGCCCACCTCGCTCGACGACCGCACGCAGAAGCTCGCGCAGCCGCGCCCCGTCCCGGACGGCGTCGTCGCGAAGCTGCGCCGCCTCGGAACCGTCGTCCAGGACCGGTCGTTCACCGTCCGGGCCGAGCGCGGCCCCGCCGACCTGGTCGGCCACCCCTGGTCCACCGCGGCCTTCGCACCGTACGAGCTCGACGCGGGACGCGCGCCCCGCGCCGCGGACGAGGTCGTCGTCAGCGGGGACTGGGCCCGTCCCGGCACCCGGCTGCGGACCGGCGACGGGACGGTGCGTGTCGTCGGCACCGTGGCGGGACTCGGCTTCGAGAGCGCCGTGTTCTACACCGACGCCCGCGCCGCCCAGCTGTCGCCGCGCAGCCTCCAACTCGTGGTCGACGCCGACGCGTCGGCCGTGCGGGAGGCGGTACGCGGCAGCGGCGACGATGGTGACGGAGGTCAAGTCCTCACCGGTAAGGGAGCCCAAGTCCTCACCGGTAAGGAAGCCCAAGTCCTCACCGGTAAGGGAGCCACAGCCCTCACCGGTAAGGGGGCCGCAGTCCTCACCCGTAAGGGAGCCGCAGTCCTCCCCGGTAACGGAGCCCAGGTCCTCACCGGTGACGCGCGCCGGTACGCCGACGCCGACCCCGACCGGGACAGCGAGGCGCTCACCGCGATGAACGCCATGTTCGGCACGGCGGGCGGCGTCACCGGCTTCGTGTCGGTGTTCGTCGTGGCGTCCACCTTCGCGTTCGCCGTGGCCCAGCGGCGCCGCGAGTTCGGGCTGCTGCGCACCGCGGGCGCCACCCCGGGGCAGATCCGCCGCATGGTCGCCACCGAGGCGCTCGTGGTCGGCGTGCTCGCCTCGGCCGCGGGCTGCGCGCTCGGCTCCTACGGCGCGCCGAAGCTCGCCGCGTGGGCGGTCCACGAGAGCCTCGCGCCGCGCTGGTTCACCATCGGCGACTACACCTGGCCCTACCACTTGGCGTTCTGGACCGGCCTGTTCGTCGCCCTGTGCGGTGCGGTGGCCGCGTCATGGCGTGCGGGTCGCACAGGGCCCACCGAAGCGTTGCGCGAGGCGTCCGTGGACGCCCGGGCGATGACGTGGGGCCGTTGGCTGGTCGGCTCGGTGCTCCTGGCCACGGCCGCCGTGACCCTGGTCCTGGCCCTGGTGACGAGTCCGGGTGACCTGTTGCAGCGCAAGACCTACATCAGCAGGCCCATGCTGCTGATCACCGCGGTCGCGCTGCTGGCGCCGGTACTCGTGCGGCCCCTGGCCCGGCTGCTGGCCTGGCTGCCCGCGCGGCTGCCGGGCGCCGGTGGGATGCTCGTACGGGAGAACGCCGCCGCCGGAGTACGCCGTACCGCCGCCGTCGCGGCCCCCGTGCTGGTCACGGTCGCACTGGCGGGATCGCTGCTGGGCGCCACGGCGACGCTCGGCGGGGCGAAGGCGACGGAGATACGGGAGCGGACGGCCGCGGATTTCGTGGTCACTCCGGCGGGCGACGCGGGCTTCGACGCGGCGACGCTGAAACGGCTCCGTGCCGTGCCCGGCGGCACCGCGGCCGCGGCGAGCTCGTCGAGCGCCGTGTACGTCCTGGAGGACGGCGTGGCGCTCATCAAGTCAGATGCCAGAGCCGTCGAACCGGGACCGTTCGCGGCGACGGCGCGTCTCCCGCTGACCGCGGGGAAGGTGCGGGACCTGGACGACGACTCGATCATCGTCAACGAGGAGTGGGCGCGGCACACCGTGGGCGAGCGGGTGGACGTGTGGCTCGGCGACGGCACGCGGAAGTCCCTGGAGGTCGCCGCCGTCATGACCACGGGCACCGGCAACAACGGCGTCTACGTCACCCCGCGCAACGCACCCACGGCTCCCGTCGACCGGGTCGACGTACGCCTCGCGCCGGGTGCCGACCCGGCCACCGTGGCCTCGGGTCTGCGTGCGGCGGTGCGGGCGTCGGGCGGCGAGGTGCTCACCCGGGACGCCTGGGTGCGGGCGATGTCACCCGAGACCAACCGGACGACCCGGACGGGCCTCTTCATGGTCCTCGGGATCGCCCTCCTCTACACGGGCATCTCCGTGGCCAACACGATGGTCATGGCGACCTCCGACCGGGTCCGTGAACTGGCGGTCCTGCGGCTGGCAGGAGCCACCGGGCCGCAGGTGCTGCGGCTGGTGGGCGCGGAGGCCCTGATGGTGGTCATGGTCGGCGGTCTGCTGGGAGCACTGGTCGCCGCGCTCAACCTGGTGGGGATGTGGAGCGCGCTGGGCCTGCTCTCGGTGTGGACGTCCATCGAGATCCCGTGGGCGACGCTCGGGGCGGTCCTGGGCGCCTGCGCGGTGCTGGCCGTGATCTCGGCGGTCGCACCGGCCGGTCTCGCGCTGCGACGTGGGGGGATGTCGGTGGCGGGCGTACGGGAGTGA
- a CDS encoding AMP-binding protein, with the protein MSERSSTLSYAHGTSGTPLLGDTIGQNLDRAVAAWPDRDALVDVAAGTRWTYAEFGSAVERLARGFLGAGVAKGDRVGIWAVNCAEWVLVQYATARIGAIMVNINPAYRAHELEYVLNQSGVSVLIATQAHKSSDYRALVDEVRPRCPDLRAVHYIGDERSWGALLDAAGTVRDGEPAAREAELSCDDPVNIQYTSGTTGFAKGATLSHHNILNNGYWVGRTVGYTEQDRVCLPVPFYHCFGMVMGNLGATSHGACIVIPAPSFDPVATLHAVERERCTSLYGVPTMFIAELNLADFATYDLSSLRTGIMAGSPCPVEVMKRVVAEMHMEEVSICYGMTETSPVSTQTRRDDDLERRTGTVGRVLPHIEVKVVDPATGVTLPRGASGELCTRGYSVMLGYWDEPERTSEVIDSGRWMHTGDLAVMREDGYVQIVGRIKDMIIKGGENIYPREIEEFLYAHPKIADVQVVGVPDERYGEVPLACVIVRDPDDVLTLDELQDYCKGQLAHYKIPAALRILEAFPMTVSGKVRKIELRERYGE; encoded by the coding sequence GTGAGTGAGCGGTCCAGCACACTTTCCTACGCCCACGGCACGAGCGGCACGCCGCTCCTCGGCGACACCATCGGGCAGAACCTCGACCGGGCCGTCGCGGCCTGGCCCGACCGGGACGCGCTCGTGGACGTCGCCGCCGGCACCCGCTGGACGTACGCCGAATTCGGGTCGGCGGTCGAGCGGCTGGCGCGCGGGTTCCTCGGGGCCGGGGTGGCCAAGGGCGACCGCGTCGGGATCTGGGCGGTGAACTGTGCCGAGTGGGTCCTCGTGCAGTACGCCACCGCCCGCATCGGCGCCATCATGGTCAACATCAACCCGGCGTACCGGGCGCACGAGTTGGAGTACGTGCTCAACCAGTCCGGCGTCTCCGTCCTGATCGCCACGCAGGCCCACAAGAGCAGCGACTACCGCGCGCTCGTCGACGAGGTACGCCCCCGCTGCCCCGACCTGCGCGCCGTCCACTACATCGGGGACGAGCGGTCGTGGGGCGCGCTGCTGGACGCGGCCGGTACGGTGCGCGACGGCGAACCGGCCGCCCGCGAAGCCGAGTTGAGCTGCGACGACCCCGTCAACATCCAGTACACCTCCGGCACCACCGGCTTCGCCAAGGGAGCCACGCTCTCCCACCACAACATCCTCAACAACGGCTACTGGGTGGGCCGTACGGTCGGCTACACCGAGCAGGACCGGGTCTGTCTGCCCGTGCCCTTCTACCACTGCTTCGGCATGGTGATGGGCAACCTCGGGGCCACCTCGCACGGCGCGTGCATCGTCATCCCCGCCCCGTCCTTCGACCCGGTCGCCACGCTGCACGCCGTCGAGCGGGAGCGCTGCACCTCGCTGTACGGCGTACCGACGATGTTCATCGCCGAGCTGAACCTCGCCGACTTCGCCACGTACGACCTGAGTTCACTGCGCACCGGCATCATGGCGGGGTCGCCCTGCCCGGTCGAGGTGATGAAGCGCGTCGTCGCCGAGATGCACATGGAGGAGGTCTCCATCTGCTACGGCATGACCGAGACCTCGCCCGTCTCCACACAGACGCGCCGCGACGACGACCTGGAGCGCCGCACCGGCACGGTCGGCCGGGTCCTGCCCCACATCGAGGTCAAGGTCGTCGACCCCGCGACCGGCGTGACGCTGCCGCGCGGCGCCTCCGGCGAGCTGTGCACGCGCGGGTACAGCGTCATGCTCGGCTACTGGGACGAGCCCGAGCGGACCTCCGAAGTCATCGACTCCGGGCGCTGGATGCACACGGGTGACCTCGCGGTCATGCGTGAGGACGGGTACGTCCAGATCGTCGGCCGCATCAAGGACATGATCATCAAGGGCGGCGAGAACATCTACCCCCGGGAGATCGAGGAGTTCCTGTACGCCCACCCGAAGATCGCGGACGTACAGGTGGTGGGCGTACCCGACGAGCGGTACGGGGAGGTGCCGCTGGCCTGCGTGATCGTGCGGGACCCCGACGACGTCCTCACGCTGGACGAACTCCAGGACTACTGCAAGGGGCAGCTGGCCCACTACAAGATCCCGGCCGCCCTGCGCATCCTGGAGGCGTTCCCCATGACGGTCTCCGGAAAGGTGCGCAAGATCGAGCTCAGGGAGCGGTACGGGGAGTGA
- a CDS encoding sensor histidine kinase produces MHPRNVWQAMSRPGFLLSAWPWRSAAYLLTGAVSGAATLVVVVVVAAVCGALTLVLVGLPLLVVAALGGIPVAGMERRRLRLIDRAPAPGRHQVPPDPGLRPWLLTRLREPMTWRELGYALLFAGLLWPVDAVAIIVALFLPLSVVATPLLMATVGDGDEAKVLKQWTVTTWPTAFGVAVLGLLLLALGVYVLGTTAGARAGLTRLLISPPEGELGAKVVELARSRARLVDAFESERRRIERDLHDGAQQRLVALSMALGLARLDAPPGPLADQLTKAHGEAGAALAELRELIHGIYPKVLTDYGLEEAVADAADRSAIPVDVELQLPGRAPQAVESAAYFVVCEALANITKHSGARRARITSGHRGGRLYLELRDDGCGGADPAAGSGILGLADRVSVLDGRLALTSPPGGPTLLRVEFPCELTRAADRSA; encoded by the coding sequence ATGCATCCTCGGAACGTGTGGCAGGCCATGTCCCGGCCCGGCTTCCTCCTGTCGGCCTGGCCCTGGCGCTCCGCCGCGTATCTGCTCACCGGCGCGGTGAGCGGCGCCGCCACCCTGGTGGTGGTCGTGGTGGTGGCGGCGGTGTGCGGCGCGCTCACCCTCGTCCTGGTGGGACTGCCGCTGCTCGTCGTGGCCGCTCTCGGCGGGATTCCGGTGGCCGGGATGGAGCGGCGCAGGCTCCGCCTGATCGACCGCGCCCCCGCCCCCGGCCGCCACCAGGTGCCACCCGATCCGGGGCTCCGCCCCTGGCTGCTCACGCGGCTGCGCGAACCCATGACATGGCGGGAGCTCGGGTACGCCCTGCTGTTCGCAGGGCTCCTCTGGCCGGTCGACGCCGTGGCGATCATCGTCGCCCTGTTCCTGCCGCTGTCGGTGGTCGCCACGCCTCTGCTGATGGCCACGGTCGGCGACGGCGACGAGGCGAAGGTGCTCAAGCAGTGGACGGTCACCACGTGGCCGACCGCGTTCGGCGTCGCGGTCCTGGGCCTGCTCCTGCTGGCCCTCGGCGTGTACGTGCTCGGCACCACGGCGGGCGCCCGCGCCGGCCTGACCCGGCTCCTGATCTCCCCGCCGGAGGGGGAGCTCGGCGCCAAGGTCGTCGAACTGGCGCGCTCCCGCGCCCGGTTGGTGGATGCCTTCGAGTCCGAGCGGCGCCGTATCGAGCGCGATCTGCACGACGGAGCCCAACAGCGCCTCGTAGCCCTGTCGATGGCGCTGGGACTGGCCCGGCTCGACGCCCCGCCGGGCCCGCTCGCCGATCAGCTGACGAAGGCGCACGGGGAGGCGGGCGCGGCGCTGGCGGAGCTGCGCGAGCTCATCCACGGCATCTACCCGAAGGTCCTCACGGACTACGGCCTCGAGGAGGCGGTAGCCGATGCCGCCGACCGCAGCGCGATCCCCGTAGACGTAGAACTCCAACTGCCGGGCAGGGCACCGCAGGCAGTCGAATCAGCGGCGTACTTCGTGGTCTGTGAGGCGCTCGCCAACATCACGAAACACAGCGGGGCGCGGCGCGCGCGGATAACGAGCGGGCACCGCGGCGGACGCCTGTACCTGGAGCTGCGCGACGACGGCTGCGGCGGCGCGGATCCGGCGGCGGGGAGCGGCATCCTGGGGCTCGCGGACCGGGTGTCGGTGCTGGATGGCAGACTGGCTCTGACCAGTCCGCCGGGTGGGCCGACCCTGTTGCGTGTGGAGTTTCCTTGCGAGTTGACGAGGGCGGCAGACCGCTCCGCGTAG